From Mycobacterium cookii:
AACGCGGGAGCGCCAGAGGTCGACGCCAACCGGTTGATGGTATCCATCGGCACCGGGATGGGCTCGACCGAGGAATTCGTCTGGGTCAATGACGAAATCCGCGAGCGCGGGATCCGGGCGATCTCTCCGTTGGGTGTGCAGAAGGCCATGCCCAACGCCGCGGCCGCGGCCGTCGGGCTGGAGCGCGGCGCCAAAGCCGGTGTCATCACACCGGTTTCGGCCGGAGCCTCCGGCGCTGAAGCGATCGCCCAGGCGTGGCGCCACATCGTGCTCGGCGAGGCCGACATGGCGATCTGCGGCGGCGTCGAAACCAAGGTCGAGGCCGTGCCCATCGCGGCGTACTCGCATCAAAACCTGCTGTCGACGAACAACGACGATCCGGCCGGCGCGTGCCGCCCATTCGACAAAGATCGGGACGGCTTTGTGTTCGGTGAAGCGGGCGCGCTGATGGTTGTTGAGACCGAAGAGCACGCAAAAGCGCGGGGCGCCAACATCATCGGACGACTGATGGGCGCAGGCATCACCTCAGACGGCTACCAGCCGGTGCTCAATGACCCCGACGGCGTGCGGGCCGGCGACGCGATCACCCGGGCGATCCAGCTGGCCGGCCTCACCGCCGGCGACATCGACCACGTCAACGCGCACGCGGCCGGAACCGTCGCCGGCGACTTGGCCGAGGCACGGGCGATCAGGCGCGCACTGGGCAATCGCGACCCGGCGGTCTACGCGCCGAAGGCGGCGCTGGGCGACTCGATCGGCGCCGTCGGAGCGGTGGAGGCGATCCTGACCGTGCTGGCGTTGCGCGACGGCATCGTCCCGCCGACGTTGAACCTGCGGACGCTCGACCCGGAGATCGATTTGGACGTGGTGTCCGGCGAGCCGCGGCCGGGTGATTACCGCTATGCGATCAGCGATTCGTTCAGCTTCGGTGGCCTCAACGTCGCCCTGGCCTTCGGGCGCTACTGACGACGGTCACCGGCCCGGCAGCAGCACACCGATCGCCAGGCCCGCCACCAGCAGGGCGCCCGCCTGACGAACGTGCAGCCACGCCAACGCGGCGTACCACAACGGCCACACCGGAAAGTCGGCCGGCGGCTCGTCGGGCGGCGGGCGGCGGAAGTACGGCCACACCTTGACCAGCCTGGGCAGCGCCAGCACGACCAGCAGTGCGGGCCACGGCATCGCCTTGACCAGCACCGCCACGACGACCAGCAGGTAGAAGCCGACCATCATCGCGAGCGTGAGCGCGCGGGCGCGGGTCGCACCGAAGATCACCGGCAGAGTGCGGATACCCAGCGGCTCGTCGTAGGGGATCTTGTCGGTGTGCTTGCCCATCAGCACCGTCGTGCACAGCAAGCCGTAGGGGAGTGACGCCACCAGGACCTCCCAGCCGACGTGTCCGACCGCTGAGTAGTAGGTGCCGCACACCATCAGCGGGCCCCACACCACCAGGACGTCCGGTTCGCCGAGGCCGCGTTTCTTGAGCCGCACCGGCGGCGCGGTGTAGGCGACGCTGAGGATGAAGCCGGATAACGCGAACGCCACCACGGGCCAGCCGCGGGCCCACGTCAGCACGATCAGGATGGCCAAGTCGGCCAGGTTGACCAAGCCGATCGCGGTCAGCAGCGTGCGGCGGCTGACCAATCCCGACAACACCGGATGCGGAGCGTAGAGGGCGCGTGGGTAGTTCTCGCTGTCGAGGCCGGTCTGCGTGTCGAACAGATCGTTCATCAGGTTGTTTGCGGTGTGCGCCAACAGGATTCCGACGATCGCAAGAGTGAGCCAGCGCCAGTCAAAACCCGGCTTCCCGATTGCCAGCAGGGCGGCCACCAGCCCGGCGAACAGCGTCATCGGCAGCACCGCGGCGCGGGTGACGACGAGCCACCGGGTGACGACGTCGACCGGGCGGTCCGGCGGCGGGTTGGTGGTACGCAGGGCGTATGCCCAGGAGCTGATACGAGAGCGCGACTTGAGGTCAGTCATGGCGCCAACGTAGACCTCTAGTCAGTCAGCGGCGGCACTATTGGCGACGGATGCGGCTGACCGCGGAACTTCTCCAGCGAACCGCCGACCTCGACGATGCCGCACAACGCACTCCAGCTCAGCATGGTCAGGTAGTCGATGAGCTCGTCGGCGCTCATCCGCGGGTCCAGCAGCCAGGAGTGGGTGGCCAACTGGACGCCGCCGACGATGTGATACGCCCACGGTTCCACCCCGCCGGCGTCCATCCCCGCGGGCTTCATGCGCCGTCGCAGCATCACAGCGAGCATGCGGGCGATGATCCGCTCGGAATCGGCGACGACCTTGTTCTTGCCGGCCGAGTTGTTGGCCATCACGAACCGATACGGCTCCGGCTCGGAGGCCACCGTCTGCACGTAGACCCGAATGATCTCGCGGGTCAGGTCGAAGCCGTCCAGGTTCGACGACAGCGCCTTCGCCATATTAGGGATCAGTGTGATCTGCGCGAACCGCATCATCACTGCGGTGGTCAGGTCGTTCTTGTCCACGAAGTAGCGGTACAGCACGGTCTTGGAGACGCCGATCTCGCCGGCGATCTCGTCCATGCTCACGTACTGGCCACGCCGCCGGATCGCGTCGATGGTTCCGTCGATCAACTCGTTGCGGCGCTCGACCTTGTGCTGATGCCAACGTCGTTTCCGGCCATCGGTCTTTACCGTCCCGGCCGGGAGATGCTGTGCCACTATTGCCGGTTCCTAATCTCGTAGACCCTATGCATAGTACGGGTTATTTATCGCAATTTCTCGCCTGGACCTCAGGTAACAGTCCAGCCCGGCCGATGCGGTAACAGTTACCGGGCTTTTTCCGGCGTTGCCCGGGAGCGCATCGTCACCGAGCAGCTACCTCGATAGCGGATGATGGTGAGGTGGCAGTCGGACTGAACGGAAGACCCGAGACGGGTCCCAGGCACCGAGCCGATCCGCGGCGCGGGCAGGCGACGCCGGTGGATCCGGAGCCACTGCCGCCGGAGACGCCGAGCAAACCCGCGTCGTTCGCGGAATCGTTCGCCGGAGCCGACCCGCAGGCGGACGCCGAACGGCAGCGGGCGCTGCGACGGATGAAAGCGGTCGCGCTGAGCTTTCTGATCGGCGCCACCGGCGTGTTCCTCGGCTGCCGGTGGGCGCAGTCCGCCGGCATCACCGCGACGTGGGTCGGCTATGTGGGTGCCGCCGGGGAGGCCGGCATGGTCGGCGCGCTCGCGGACTGGTTTG
This genomic window contains:
- a CDS encoding KasA/KasB family beta-ketoacyl-ACP synthase; protein product: MAELSTGNGLPGVVVTGVAMTTALATDVEATWKGLLDGQSGIRRLDDGFVDKFDMPVRIGGHLLEDFDEMLTRVELRRFLFLQKISTIVGRRVWANAGAPEVDANRLMVSIGTGMGSTEEFVWVNDEIRERGIRAISPLGVQKAMPNAAAAAVGLERGAKAGVITPVSAGASGAEAIAQAWRHIVLGEADMAICGGVETKVEAVPIAAYSHQNLLSTNNDDPAGACRPFDKDRDGFVFGEAGALMVVETEEHAKARGANIIGRLMGAGITSDGYQPVLNDPDGVRAGDAITRAIQLAGLTAGDIDHVNAHAAGTVAGDLAEARAIRRALGNRDPAVYAPKAALGDSIGAVGAVEAILTVLALRDGIVPPTLNLRTLDPEIDLDVVSGEPRPGDYRYAISDSFSFGGLNVALAFGRY
- a CDS encoding prenyltransferase, with product MTDLKSRSRISSWAYALRTTNPPPDRPVDVVTRWLVVTRAAVLPMTLFAGLVAALLAIGKPGFDWRWLTLAIVGILLAHTANNLMNDLFDTQTGLDSENYPRALYAPHPVLSGLVSRRTLLTAIGLVNLADLAILIVLTWARGWPVVAFALSGFILSVAYTAPPVRLKKRGLGEPDVLVVWGPLMVCGTYYSAVGHVGWEVLVASLPYGLLCTTVLMGKHTDKIPYDEPLGIRTLPVIFGATRARALTLAMMVGFYLLVVVAVLVKAMPWPALLVVLALPRLVKVWPYFRRPPPDEPPADFPVWPLWYAALAWLHVRQAGALLVAGLAIGVLLPGR
- a CDS encoding TetR/AcrR family transcriptional regulator; translation: MAQHLPAGTVKTDGRKRRWHQHKVERRNELIDGTIDAIRRRGQYVSMDEIAGEIGVSKTVLYRYFVDKNDLTTAVMMRFAQITLIPNMAKALSSNLDGFDLTREIIRVYVQTVASEPEPYRFVMANNSAGKNKVVADSERIIARMLAVMLRRRMKPAGMDAGGVEPWAYHIVGGVQLATHSWLLDPRMSADELIDYLTMLSWSALCGIVEVGGSLEKFRGQPHPSPIVPPLTD